One segment of Campylobacter hominis ATCC BAA-381 DNA contains the following:
- a CDS encoding MoaD/ThiS family protein, with translation MVKVEFLGPINKEPIELEISNLSQLREILQKDENVKPWLETSAIAVNDKIVFSKNFKLENGDKIAILPPVCGG, from the coding sequence ATGGTAAAAGTAGAATTTTTAGGTCCTATAAATAAAGAACCGATTGAACTTGAAATATCAAATTTATCACAGTTAAGAGAAATTTTACAAAAAGATGAAAACGTAAAGCCTTGGCTTGAAACCTCAGCCATAGCTGTAAATGACAAAATAGTTTTTTCTAAAAATTTCAAACTTGAAAATGGAGACAAAATAGCTATTTTACCGCCTGTTTGTGGAGGTTGA
- the tsaD gene encoding tRNA (adenosine(37)-N6)-threonylcarbamoyltransferase complex transferase subunit TsaD yields MILGIESSCDDSSIALMDENSLKLNYFSKISQEIKHAKFGGVVPELAARLHTKALPEMIEKIKPYFSEISAIAVTNEPGLSVSLIGGVSMAKALSISLNKPLIAVNHLVGHIFSVFLDKKEIFPLGVLLVSGGHTLVLDISANGKISVLAKTGDDSFGESFDKVAKMLGLDYPGGALIENLAKNCDGNLNFTIPLLHDKRLEYSFSGLKNQVRMEIEKAGEISQSVQENIAASFQKTAIAHIMDKLSKIYEMKKWQNFAVVGGASANSALRTKLENLANKYGSTLHLAPLKFCSDNAAMIARAGVYKYNKKEFINYKNLDIVPHLNYENFKI; encoded by the coding sequence ATGATTTTAGGAATAGAAAGCAGTTGTGATGACAGCTCAATCGCTTTGATGGACGAAAACAGTTTAAAACTTAACTATTTCAGTAAAATTTCACAAGAGATAAAACATGCTAAATTTGGCGGAGTTGTACCTGAACTTGCCGCAAGACTTCACACCAAAGCACTTCCTGAAATGATAGAAAAAATAAAGCCATATTTTAGCGAAATTTCAGCAATTGCCGTCACAAACGAGCCTGGACTTAGTGTAAGTCTAATAGGCGGCGTAAGCATGGCGAAAGCTCTATCAATATCACTGAATAAACCGCTAATTGCCGTAAATCATCTTGTAGGACATATTTTTTCAGTTTTTTTAGATAAAAAAGAAATTTTTCCGCTTGGTGTTCTGCTAGTCAGCGGAGGGCATACTTTGGTTTTAGATATTAGCGCAAACGGCAAAATATCTGTATTAGCTAAAACCGGCGACGACAGTTTCGGCGAAAGCTTTGATAAAGTCGCAAAAATGCTTGGACTTGATTATCCTGGCGGTGCGCTTATAGAAAATTTAGCGAAAAACTGCGATGGAAATCTAAATTTTACCATTCCGCTTTTACATGACAAACGCCTTGAATACAGCTTTTCCGGATTAAAAAATCAAGTTAGAATGGAAATCGAAAAAGCAGGTGAAATTTCACAAAGCGTTCAGGAAAATATAGCTGCAAGTTTCCAAAAAACGGCTATTGCTCATATAATGGATAAATTAAGCAAAATTTACGAAATGAAAAAATGGCAAAATTTTGCGGTCGTCGGCGGTGCAAGTGCCAATTCGGCTCTTAGAACAAAGCTTGAAAATTTGGCAAACAAATACGGCTCGACCTTGCATCTGGCGCCGCTTAAATTTTGCTCGGATAATGCCGCTATGATAGCACGCGCAGGAGTTTATAAGTATAATAAAAAAGAGTTTATAAACTATAAAAATTTAGATATAGTTCCGCATTTAAATTACGAAAATTTTAAAATTTAA
- a CDS encoding molybdenum cofactor guanylyltransferase, translating to MKLPVCVILSGGKSSRFGYDKTLVKFNECDTLTEFCVKRYGEIFEKIFVSAKNDKFGGKFRLLLDKSSEFSPMNALFSILENFKNEKVFIVPADMPLVEFSTIYSLYENSANEKICVAKESKRTHFLCGFFSSEIADLAYSLAKKNEHKIENLCKKAGFKSVEFQNSGQFLNINYQSDLLKVKI from the coding sequence TTGAAACTTCCGGTTTGCGTGATTTTAAGTGGCGGGAAAAGTTCTCGTTTCGGTTACGATAAAACTCTTGTAAAATTTAATGAATGTGATACTTTAACGGAGTTTTGCGTGAAGCGATACGGCGAAATTTTTGAAAAAATATTTGTAAGCGCAAAAAATGATAAATTCGGTGGAAAATTTAGGCTTTTACTTGATAAAAGTTCGGAATTTTCACCGATGAATGCACTTTTCAGTATTTTAGAAAATTTTAAAAACGAAAAAGTTTTTATAGTGCCTGCCGATATGCCGCTTGTGGAATTTTCTACAATCTACTCGCTTTATGAAAATAGCGCAAATGAAAAAATTTGCGTTGCAAAAGAAAGCAAGCGAACACATTTTTTATGCGGATTTTTCAGTAGTGAAATTGCCGATTTAGCATATTCGCTTGCTAAAAAAAATGAGCATAAAATTGAAAATTTATGCAAAAAAGCAGGATTTAAAAGCGTGGAATTTCAAAATAGCGGGCAATTTTTAAACATAAATTATCAATCCGATTTGTTGAAGGTCAAAATATGA
- a CDS encoding ammonia-forming cytochrome c nitrite reductase subunit c552, with protein MKKFIYLVSFLIAVVLGAGIFALFADISNKKIEEKSYPLMLNKVSDTNPDIQEWGKNFPSQYNGLAAMKDITFQTNFAGSLPYSKLIRWPAATKLWNGYAFAVDYSRPRLHFYSQIDQIETMRNNKEYLNAHGLPKFKGQPGACVNCHTGHLTALMVDKDYKLSENPVEAANKPMGFFDVDKENGAAKKAAWTKMNSIPYFDVMKLIKEKHGDDAYKGSHLGSSCADCHNPDDMSLRVTRPAFVNAMVERGYEADAKSGIKGTRAEMRNYVCMQCHVEYYFQGKDNTLTFPWAKWGKDKPFKIEMFDEYYDEKLADGSFKFDFIHKDTGAQIIKMQHSEAELSSAGIHARSGVSCVDCHMPYKREGSIKITNHTIQTPLADITASCKTCHMQNENELKNRVSFIQNRHAYELRGCENALLSLIKDISYARGELAKLDEFAALSADEQKAKISEVLAEPLKFHRKAHLRWDFAFSENSYGFHAPQEAMRITGQCKENSRLGQIALVNVMSKYGIKMQISETAEIPEAPEVITEHKYPVASKPSDELLKLDEDIKNLKF; from the coding sequence ATGAAAAAATTTATATATCTAGTCAGCTTTTTAATAGCTGTAGTTTTAGGTGCAGGTATATTTGCGCTTTTTGCGGATATCAGCAACAAAAAAATTGAAGAAAAATCTTATCCGCTGATGTTAAATAAAGTTAGCGATACAAATCCTGATATACAGGAATGGGGTAAAAATTTCCCTTCGCAATACAACGGACTTGCTGCGATGAAAGATATCACTTTCCAAACAAATTTTGCAGGAAGTTTGCCATACAGCAAATTGATTCGTTGGCCTGCAGCTACGAAATTGTGGAACGGCTACGCATTTGCGGTTGATTATTCAAGACCTAGACTTCATTTTTATTCACAAATAGATCAAATCGAAACAATGAGAAACAATAAAGAGTATTTAAACGCACATGGGCTTCCTAAATTTAAAGGACAACCGGGAGCCTGTGTAAATTGTCATACCGGACACTTGACCGCTTTAATGGTTGATAAAGACTACAAACTTAGCGAAAATCCTGTGGAAGCGGCAAATAAACCGATGGGATTTTTTGACGTAGATAAAGAAAACGGCGCAGCAAAAAAAGCGGCATGGACAAAAATGAATTCAATACCTTATTTTGATGTAATGAAACTAATAAAAGAAAAACACGGCGATGATGCGTATAAAGGCTCACATTTAGGAAGTAGCTGCGCAGATTGCCATAATCCTGATGATATGAGCTTACGAGTAACAAGACCGGCTTTTGTAAATGCGATGGTGGAGCGCGGATACGAAGCTGACGCAAAAAGCGGCATAAAAGGCACAAGAGCGGAAATGAGAAATTACGTCTGTATGCAATGCCACGTAGAATACTATTTCCAAGGCAAAGACAACACATTGACATTTCCTTGGGCAAAATGGGGCAAAGATAAACCTTTCAAAATTGAAATGTTTGATGAGTATTATGATGAAAAATTAGCCGACGGAAGCTTTAAATTCGACTTTATTCACAAAGATACCGGTGCACAAATCATAAAAATGCAACACTCGGAAGCTGAGCTAAGTAGTGCCGGAATTCACGCTAGAAGCGGCGTAAGTTGTGTTGATTGCCATATGCCTTATAAAAGAGAAGGAAGTATAAAAATCACAAATCACACAATTCAAACTCCACTGGCGGATATAACTGCAAGCTGCAAAACTTGCCATATGCAAAATGAAAACGAATTGAAAAACCGCGTAAGTTTTATACAAAACCGCCACGCTTATGAACTTAGAGGTTGCGAAAACGCTCTGCTTTCTTTGATAAAAGACATATCTTATGCAAGAGGCGAACTTGCAAAATTAGATGAGTTTGCAGCACTTTCTGCAGACGAACAAAAAGCAAAAATCAGTGAAGTTTTGGCTGAACCATTAAAATTCCATAGAAAAGCGCATTTACGATGGGATTTTGCATTTAGTGAAAACAGCTACGGATTTCACGCGCCGCAAGAAGCTATGAGAATTACAGGTCAATGCAAAGAAAACTCACGCCTTGGTCAAATAGCGCTCGTAAATGTAATGTCAAAATACGGAATAAAAATGCAAATCAGCGAAACTGCCGAAATTCCTGAAGCTCCTGAAGTTATTACAGAACACAAATATCCGGTAGCAAGCAAGCCGAGCGATGAACTTTTAAAACTTGATGAAGATATTAAAAATCTGAAATTTTAA
- a CDS encoding molybdopterin synthase catalytic subunit yields MEIYEGKLNVNEILTRWYNELKNRNCGAFINFVGIVRAENNISALSFDIYEPLLKNWLDNWQEKAAKIDAFIKFAHSRGDVSVHESSFVCAIISPKRKTALTLINDFVEDFKANAPIWKYDVIDGKRIYAKDRSSAINGAGILK; encoded by the coding sequence ATGGAAATTTACGAAGGAAAACTAAATGTGAATGAAATTTTAACTCGTTGGTATAATGAGTTAAAAAATCGCAACTGCGGCGCTTTTATAAATTTTGTAGGTATCGTGCGAGCTGAAAATAATATAAGTGCACTTAGTTTTGACATCTATGAACCGCTTCTTAAAAATTGGCTTGATAATTGGCAGGAAAAAGCCGCAAAAATTGACGCTTTTATAAAATTTGCTCATTCAAGAGGCGATGTAAGCGTGCATGAAAGTTCATTTGTATGCGCTATAATAAGTCCGAAACGAAAAACAGCACTTACTCTGATAAATGATTTTGTTGAAGATTTTAAAGCAAACGCGCCGATTTGGAAATACGATGTGATAGACGGTAAAAGAATTTATGCGAAAGATAGATCCAGCGCAATAAATGGTGCAGGAATATTAAAATAA
- a CDS encoding phosphatidate cytidylyltransferase yields MREKILTGLVLFVAFTVLAWLDIYALNFVLFVVILAVAYSESAKLFGVSDESKYFVLIAIAFFVALPFVTLEAPFSAAVKLSFFMLIFVASIQAYFKISNLKIILPFIYPVVPIFIMFSLYSDLGIAMFVWMILIVICSDSGAYFVGKAIGKIHFSPSSPNKTLEGVIGGFIFAVIISFLYAKIFTNADFKEIVYTTLVVSVFGVFGDLFESYLKRLANVKDSGEILPGHGGILDRIDGYLFGAIAMLLVYAW; encoded by the coding sequence ATGAGAGAGAAAATTTTAACAGGCTTAGTACTATTTGTAGCCTTTACGGTTCTTGCGTGGCTTGACATTTATGCCCTGAACTTCGTACTTTTTGTCGTAATACTTGCGGTCGCTTATTCTGAAAGCGCAAAACTTTTCGGTGTCAGCGATGAAAGTAAATATTTTGTTTTAATTGCAATCGCATTTTTTGTGGCATTGCCGTTTGTTACACTTGAAGCGCCGTTTTCAGCAGCCGTGAAACTCTCATTTTTTATGTTAATTTTTGTAGCTTCAATTCAAGCTTATTTTAAAATTTCAAACTTAAAAATCATTTTGCCTTTTATATATCCGGTTGTACCGATTTTTATTATGTTTTCACTTTATAGCGATCTTGGAATTGCGATGTTTGTATGGATGATTCTAATCGTAATCTGCTCTGATTCCGGAGCTTATTTCGTAGGAAAAGCCATAGGCAAAATTCATTTTAGCCCAAGTTCGCCTAATAAAACACTTGAAGGCGTTATCGGCGGATTTATTTTCGCGGTTATAATCAGCTTTTTATACGCTAAAATTTTTACAAATGCGGATTTTAAAGAAATTGTTTATACAACACTTGTTGTGAGCGTATTCGGGGTTTTCGGTGATCTTTTTGAAAGCTACTTAAAACGTCTTGCAAACGTAAAAGATAGCGGCGAAATTTTACCTGGGCATGGCGGAATTTTAGATAGAATAGACGGTTATCTTTTTGGCGCCATAGCGATGCTTTTGGTCTATGCATGGTAG
- the nspC gene encoding carboxynorspermidine decarboxylase, whose protein sequence is MNINEIKTPAYVCEKDALLRNLELLKSVGEESGAKVLCALKGFAFSLAMPYIGEFLRGATCSGLFEAKYANDLIKGGLSENMQKMGNKNYKNIEIHTYSPAFKDDDMDEILQISNHVVFNSFSQWKKFRQKAIISGVKCGLRVNPQTSFSPVENYNPCGKFSRLGITIENFKNALNVENSLLDGISGLHLHALCEESSEHLQTVVREFEMQFGEFIPRMKWINFGGGHHITKKGYNVELLVKILKDFSQKWGVEVYIEPGEAVGWQCGYLVASVLDIVENGVKIAILDTSAEAHMPDTVLMPYRPAVRDEISSCDKKLKNGEIFSYRFGGNTCLAGDIIGLESGEPLYCFEKPLKIGDRIIFEDQIHYTIVKNTTFNGIKLPDLYLIDKNGEILDSKIFGYDEYKRRN, encoded by the coding sequence ATGAATATAAATGAAATAAAAACACCTGCTTATGTTTGTGAAAAAGATGCGCTTTTACGAAATTTAGAGCTTTTGAAAAGTGTTGGCGAAGAAAGTGGTGCAAAAGTTTTATGTGCGCTAAAAGGTTTCGCTTTCAGTCTTGCTATGCCTTATATCGGGGAATTTTTACGGGGAGCAACGTGCAGCGGGCTTTTTGAAGCGAAATATGCAAACGATTTGATAAAAGGCGGTTTATCTGAAAATATGCAAAAAATGGGCAATAAAAATTATAAAAATATAGAAATCCACACTTACAGCCCGGCTTTTAAAGATGATGATATGGATGAAATTTTGCAAATTTCAAATCATGTAGTTTTTAACTCTTTTTCTCAGTGGAAGAAATTTCGTCAAAAAGCTATTATAAGTGGCGTAAAATGCGGTCTTCGTGTAAATCCGCAAACATCTTTTTCGCCTGTTGAAAATTACAATCCTTGCGGAAAATTCAGTCGTCTTGGAATTACGATTGAAAATTTTAAAAATGCTTTAAATGTTGAGAATTCTTTGCTTGATGGTATTTCAGGACTTCATTTGCACGCGCTTTGCGAGGAAAGCAGCGAACATCTGCAAACTGTTGTGCGTGAGTTTGAAATGCAGTTCGGCGAGTTTATACCGCGTATGAAATGGATAAATTTTGGCGGCGGACACCATATCACAAAAAAAGGTTACAATGTAGAGCTTTTGGTTAAAATTTTAAAAGATTTCAGTCAAAAATGGGGCGTGGAAGTTTATATAGAACCTGGAGAAGCAGTTGGTTGGCAGTGCGGATATTTGGTTGCAAGTGTGCTTGATATAGTGGAAAATGGCGTAAAAATCGCGATTTTGGACACTTCAGCCGAAGCGCATATGCCGGATACCGTTCTTATGCCGTATCGTCCGGCTGTGCGCGACGAAATTTCGTCTTGTGATAAAAAACTTAAAAACGGCGAAATTTTTTCATATCGTTTTGGTGGAAATACCTGTCTTGCTGGCGACATAATAGGACTTGAAAGTGGCGAGCCGCTTTATTGTTTTGAAAAACCTTTAAAAATCGGTGATCGCATTATTTTTGAAGATCAGATACACTATACAATTGTAAAAAATACGACATTTAACGGTATAAAATTACCGGATTTGTATCTCATAGATAAAAACGGCGAAATTTTAGACAGCAAAATTTTTGGTTATGATGAATACAAAAGGCGAAATTAG
- the leuC gene encoding 3-isopropylmalate dehydratase large subunit codes for MKQTITEKIFSDHVGAQVYAGEIVESKIDMVIGNDITTPISIRQFEKSGAAHLANPDGFAIVMDHYIPTKDIASANQAKISREFAYKHNLKNFFDEKDIGIEHALIPEKGLVVSGDVIIGADSHTCTHGALGAFSTGMGSTDIAYAMITGKNWFKVPKSIKVVLKGRLGEHIYGKDLILKLISMIGVDGALYKALEFCGDIQNIDMDSRFSMCNMAIEAGAKSGIIAADEITKQFFKDKNLRAEPKYFYSDEDAFYERTVEIDMSALEPMVAYPFLPSNGKTITQAVADELKIDQAFIGSCTNGRLSDLRIAAEILKGKKVAKKTRLIITPATQKIYKAAEHEGLIDIFIDAGAVVSNPTCGACLGGYMGILGANERCVSTTNRNFVGRMGDRTSEVYLANSAVVAASAITGKITDPRR; via the coding sequence ATGAAACAGACGATTACGGAAAAAATTTTTAGCGACCATGTTGGCGCGCAGGTTTACGCAGGAGAGATTGTAGAAAGTAAAATCGATATGGTGATAGGAAACGATATCACTACGCCGATTTCAATTCGCCAATTTGAAAAATCCGGCGCAGCGCATTTGGCTAATCCTGACGGCTTTGCAATCGTAATGGACCATTATATTCCGACTAAAGATATTGCAAGTGCAAATCAGGCTAAAATTTCACGCGAATTTGCATATAAGCATAATTTGAAAAATTTTTTCGATGAAAAGGATATTGGAATTGAGCACGCTCTTATACCTGAAAAAGGGCTTGTGGTATCAGGCGATGTAATAATAGGAGCAGATTCTCATACTTGCACGCACGGCGCTTTAGGGGCATTCAGCACAGGTATGGGAAGCACCGATATAGCATATGCGATGATAACCGGTAAAAATTGGTTTAAAGTACCGAAATCAATAAAAGTCGTGTTAAAAGGACGATTAGGCGAACATATTTACGGAAAAGATCTTATTTTAAAACTAATTTCAATGATTGGTGTTGATGGTGCGCTTTATAAGGCGCTTGAATTTTGCGGAGATATTCAGAATATCGATATGGACAGCCGTTTTTCAATGTGCAATATGGCGATTGAAGCCGGCGCGAAAAGTGGAATAATCGCAGCCGATGAGATAACAAAACAATTTTTTAAAGATAAAAATTTAAGAGCCGAACCGAAATATTTTTATAGCGATGAGGACGCTTTTTATGAGCGCACGGTTGAAATTGATATGAGCGCGCTTGAGCCTATGGTTGCGTATCCGTTTTTACCAAGTAATGGAAAAACAATAACTCAGGCTGTTGCCGATGAATTAAAAATAGACCAGGCATTTATCGGAAGCTGTACAAATGGGCGTTTGAGTGATTTAAGAATTGCTGCTGAAATTTTAAAAGGCAAAAAAGTTGCGAAAAAAACCCGTCTGATAATAACTCCTGCGACGCAAAAAATATATAAAGCTGCCGAACACGAGGGATTAATCGATATTTTTATAGATGCGGGAGCTGTCGTATCAAATCCTACTTGTGGGGCTTGTCTTGGCGGATATATGGGAATTCTAGGAGCAAATGAACGTTGTGTCAGCACTACAAATAGAAATTTTGTAGGTAGAATGGGAGATAGAACCAGCGAAGTTTATCTTGCAAACTCGGCTGTAGTCGCAGCTTCGGCAATTACAGGCAAAATAACAGATCCTAGAAGATAG
- a CDS encoding NFACT RNA binding domain-containing protein, with protein MKYQNLLQIAEFLQKFHKISNIKRVGDNLFYIVFDDYELFFDLGKTHSNIHKNENFTPNKIYKAPFDLILEKRFVSAKISAVEVPKNNRILHICATLNGSYKKIISHIYFEFTGRFTNVIITDENNIILEALRHFENEFRNIKVGVKLKFLPGIEIREKTVEKIENFDIFFKNEFNNIKNLQFENLRTAKILSVDKKIENFSQNLCELPKEEELLKNAADFKLKGEILIENLYKLKDFDRKISIYKNDKKIEFSFEKPPKISANDFFTTSKKLRQKAANLYIQRQNLDEQLKFWQNLKTLILNAKNGQELEILLPKHEITAQKKEKNNQNVQNFYIGEFKISVGKNKIGNEWLLKNSAKNDFWFHIKDIPGAHVIVKTAKQNLTPEIIEMAAKICVNFSVNTPGNFNVDYTKRGFVRVVESAFVNYNNFKTIKILKP; from the coding sequence ATGAAATATCAAAATTTATTGCAAATAGCGGAATTTTTACAAAAATTCCATAAAATTTCAAACATAAAACGAGTCGGAGATAATCTTTTTTACATAGTTTTTGATGATTATGAGCTGTTTTTCGATCTTGGAAAAACTCACTCAAATATACATAAAAACGAGAATTTCACGCCGAATAAAATTTACAAAGCCCCGTTTGATCTGATTTTGGAAAAACGTTTTGTTTCGGCTAAAATTTCAGCCGTTGAAGTTCCAAAAAACAATCGCATACTTCATATTTGCGCCACTTTAAACGGAAGCTATAAAAAAATTATTTCACATATTTATTTTGAATTTACGGGGCGATTTACAAATGTAATAATAACAGATGAAAATAACATTATTTTGGAAGCTTTAAGGCATTTTGAAAATGAGTTCAGAAATATAAAAGTCGGTGTGAAACTGAAATTTTTACCAGGTATAGAAATTCGAGAAAAAACGGTAGAAAAAATAGAAAATTTTGATATTTTTTTTAAAAATGAGTTTAATAATATAAAAAATTTGCAATTTGAAAATTTACGCACCGCCAAAATTTTATCGGTAGATAAAAAAATAGAAAATTTTTCGCAAAATTTATGCGAACTTCCAAAGGAGGAGGAGCTTTTAAAAAATGCCGCGGATTTTAAACTTAAAGGTGAAATTTTAATTGAAAATCTTTACAAATTAAAAGATTTTGATAGAAAAATTTCAATTTATAAGAATGACAAAAAAATTGAGTTTTCTTTTGAAAAACCGCCGAAAATTTCGGCAAACGATTTTTTCACGACTTCTAAAAAACTTCGCCAAAAAGCAGCGAATTTATATATCCAAAGGCAAAATTTAGACGAACAGCTAAAATTTTGGCAAAACTTAAAAACATTGATTTTAAACGCAAAAAACGGACAGGAGCTTGAAATTTTACTTCCAAAACACGAAATAACCGCACAAAAAAAAGAAAAAAACAACCAAAACGTGCAAAACTTTTATATAGGAGAATTTAAAATAAGTGTCGGTAAAAACAAAATCGGCAACGAATGGCTACTTAAAAACTCGGCTAAAAACGATTTCTGGTTCCATATAAAAGATATACCGGGGGCCCACGTCATTGTAAAAACTGCAAAACAAAACTTAACGCCGGAAATCATAGAAATGGCAGCAAAAATTTGCGTAAATTTCAGCGTAAATACACCTGGAAATTTCAATGTGGATTACACAAAAAGAGGCTTTGTACGTGTAGTTGAAAGTGCGTTTGTAAATTACAATAACTTTAAAACAATAAAAATTTTAAAGCCATAA
- a CDS encoding phospholipase A codes for MRKIFILAIFCAGIFAFDETEIYQKAQDYENKGDYENAMKLYKQIAQNRFQKPKNVEISTQISNDSKISVDKALPQNSYKILSKDDVEHKSESKYAQDDKLFDISVYEPFYFLGSYDFSDKDGRKNGEVKFGFGLEMPIVYDLFGLNEKIAFAYTQRAWWQVDLDSAPFRETNYQPEIFIQIPFENSIKYVQLGALHESNGKDGELSRSWNKLYAQAAFKMSNFTFTPRVWRAFLTDDNNDISDYMGYGEFNFNYEIGEHELHAKWRNNLKFDENRGAIELGWFFPLYGNFKGYVQYFSGYGESLVDYSKSVDKISFGFAYK; via the coding sequence ATGAGAAAAATTTTTATCTTGGCTATTTTTTGCGCCGGAATTTTTGCTTTCGATGAAACTGAAATTTATCAAAAAGCGCAAGATTATGAAAATAAAGGTGATTATGAAAATGCGATGAAATTGTATAAGCAAATCGCACAAAATAGATTTCAAAAACCGAAAAATGTCGAAATTTCTACGCAAATTTCCAATGATAGTAAAATTTCAGTCGATAAAGCTTTGCCTCAAAATTCATACAAAATTCTAAGCAAAGACGATGTGGAGCACAAAAGCGAATCAAAATATGCACAAGATGATAAATTATTTGATATAAGCGTTTACGAACCTTTTTATTTTTTGGGAAGCTATGATTTCAGCGATAAAGATGGGCGTAAAAACGGCGAAGTTAAGTTCGGTTTCGGTTTGGAAATGCCGATTGTTTATGATTTATTCGGGCTTAATGAAAAAATCGCATTTGCTTACACGCAAAGGGCGTGGTGGCAAGTCGATCTTGATAGTGCGCCGTTTCGTGAGACAAATTATCAACCTGAAATTTTTATACAAATTCCTTTTGAAAATAGTATAAAATACGTGCAATTAGGCGCTTTGCACGAATCAAACGGAAAAGATGGAGAACTTAGCCGTAGTTGGAATAAATTATATGCTCAAGCCGCATTTAAAATGTCAAATTTTACATTTACGCCGAGAGTTTGGCGGGCATTTTTAACGGATGACAACAACGATATAAGCGATTATATGGGCTATGGCGAGTTTAATTTCAACTATGAAATTGGTGAACACGAACTTCATGCAAAATGGCGAAATAATTTAAAATTTGATGAAAATCGCGGCGCAATCGAGCTTGGATGGTTTTTTCCGCTTTATGGAAATTTCAAAGGATACGTGCAGTACTTTTCAGGATATGGCGAAAGCTTAGTCGATTATTCAAAAAGTGTAGATAAAATAAGTTTTGGTTTTGCATATAAATAG
- the dxr gene encoding 1-deoxy-D-xylulose-5-phosphate reductoisomerase, protein MVVLGSTGSIGTNSLEIARKFNIEVEALACAENVKKLNAQIAEFHPKFVYIKDEKLKSKVAHNKIFSGENGICEMLNRCESKTVINALVGFAGLIPSLKIQNSGKILCLSNKESLVVGGKFLDTSKIRAIDSEHFGLKFLLENSAKPAKMIITASGGAFYKTPIKDLSSKKAADALKHPNWNMGAKITIDSATMANKLFEMLEAFWLYGCKNLDALIEPSSSVHALIEFIDGSTAAHLSRTDMKLAIAHAILPNLKSEILKPVDLLSLNLKFEKIDIKKYPIFELKDEVLSNPDLGVIINAANEIAVFAFLQGKCGFLDISSTIFKAVEKFNDLTPENAEDLIKIDKIVRNFARSELRL, encoded by the coding sequence ATGGTAGTTTTAGGATCCACCGGAAGTATAGGCACAAACTCCCTTGAAATAGCACGAAAATTTAACATTGAAGTAGAAGCTTTAGCGTGCGCTGAAAATGTAAAAAAATTAAACGCGCAAATTGCGGAATTTCATCCGAAATTTGTCTACATAAAAGATGAAAAATTAAAATCAAAAGTAGCACACAATAAAATTTTTAGCGGCGAAAACGGCATTTGCGAAATGCTGAATCGCTGCGAAAGTAAAACCGTAATAAATGCATTAGTCGGCTTTGCAGGACTTATCCCGAGTCTGAAAATTCAAAATTCAGGCAAAATTTTATGCCTTTCAAATAAAGAAAGTTTGGTAGTGGGCGGAAAATTTTTGGATACTTCTAAAATTCGTGCAATAGACAGCGAACATTTCGGTCTTAAATTTTTACTTGAAAATAGCGCAAAACCCGCTAAAATGATAATTACAGCAAGCGGAGGCGCGTTTTATAAAACGCCGATTAAAGATTTAAGCTCAAAAAAAGCCGCTGACGCTCTAAAACATCCGAACTGGAATATGGGCGCAAAAATCACAATCGATAGCGCTACAATGGCAAACAAACTTTTTGAAATGCTGGAAGCTTTTTGGCTTTACGGCTGCAAAAATCTGGACGCTTTAATTGAACCAAGCTCAAGCGTACATGCTTTGATAGAATTTATTGACGGCTCGACAGCCGCTCATTTAAGCCGCACGGATATGAAACTGGCAATCGCTCATGCGATTTTGCCTAATTTAAAAAGCGAAATTTTAAAACCTGTCGATTTGTTAAGTTTAAATTTGAAATTTGAAAAGATAGATATTAAAAAATATCCTATTTTCGAACTTAAAGATGAAGTTTTGTCAAATCCTGATTTGGGCGTTATAATAAATGCGGCAAACGAAATTGCAGTTTTTGCGTTTTTGCAAGGAAAGTGCGGATTTTTAGATATTTCATCTACAATTTTTAAAGCCGTAGAAAAATTTAACGATTTGACGCCGGAAAATGCGGAAGATCTTATAAAAATAGATAAAATTGTGCGAAATTTCGCAAGAAGCGAGCTTAGATTATGA